The DNA sequence CCCGCACCATGGCAGGGCACGGGTGTGGCCCCACCGCCGTCCCGGCTAAGTAGTACTTCCTCTCCAAATCCCCCACCCACTCGCGTATCGCCTCCGACGCCGCATCCTTGAACGTGCCTTGAACTGATTTCACCTGTAGTTATGGATTTTAGATCACAATCActcttttaattatgtatgtgTATAAATTGTGTTATCTTCAGATTAGAACCTCTGCGCCAAAATGCTTCATCAAGAGCACGTTGGAGGACTGTCTCTCCATATCCAGGTGGCCCATGATTATGGTACACTCCATGGCGAGCTTGGCGCAGGCTGCGGCCGTGGCGACGCCATGCTGGCCGGCGCCGGTGGCTGCCACCACGCTCCGCCGGCCCATGCTCTTGGCGAGCATGGCCTGAGCGAGGGCgttgttgattttgtgtgCTCCACCGTGGCTGAGATCTTCTCTCTTGAGGTAAATGTCGGGGCCTTCGCCCCGGTCGTTCTTGTAATGATCGGTGAGTCTTTCAGCGAAGTAGAGTGGAGTTTCACGGCCAACGTAATCTCTCAGTGCAGTCGAAAGCTCGCCCTATGGAATTACCATTAGGGAATAATAACAGAAGTAATCacgaatataaaaaaaaacaatcacagACTGTTTGCCAAAACACAAGAATTGTTTACCCAATTCAATAGATTATGATATGAACCTGAAAGTGGGGATCATGCATGCAAAGATTGAACTCAGACAGCAGCATCTTGAGACAAGTGACTAGTGTTTCAGGCACGAAGATGCCTCCAAACCTGCCAAACTTGCCTGTCCTAAACAAGGATTCTTCTGTTTCATCGATTAGTTGGAGAACATCTGTTTTCTGactttgagtttgagtttgagtttgaataTGAGTCTGAGTATCGCGGCCCATCACAGAGCATACCTTGAAATGTTTGTGTTGTACGGTTCGTAATGGCCAATCCAATCTGAGTCGATTCGAGTGATTTAGGTTCAGAGAGGGAAGATTGATAGAGTGgtgaagagagagagtttgAAGATTCATAATAAAAGGCAAAATTTTGCAAGAACCTATATTTTGAGGTGTGGATTTTTATGGTTTCATGGATgtatttcttttcaatttatagAGGTTAGTTAGCTATGGCATTTGGCGgcatatatatgcatataactaaattaattacgTTCTAGAATTGGATTAATAGAAGTGTATGATATCCAAGTAATAAAACCGTGGAAAAAATAGTGATCAACTTGGCAAACTTGAAATGCATGTATGAATTTGTTATCAAGCCTAGCATATTATCATAGGCTTggacaattaattaattacttttaaaatatggagtatgtgCTATTGCTACATGTCTTACTTTGGTTGgctaaaaaaaatcttaatagGTGTAATAAAGTTTAGCTAAAACAGATCGTTTTAATACTGGgacaatatatatagtagtttAATACACTTATTAGGTCTAATAATAAACTTTAGTCAGCCACAAtctaaatagtactagtagataattttattctagAGTGAATTTGATTATCATGCTTCAATATCTTTTTGAACATATTATAGCAGTacaaagtttcaattttttactataatttgATCTCATCGTTAACTTTGTATAAGTTGTTGGACTAAAATAACCTGATAACATGAAAGACAACTTTGTAGGCTAAAATATAGGACcataaaaatagcaaaaatcaTTTACAAGGACCATATGCACATTTAAGGCTAGATAATTTTGGCTCTTAATTCTAACATAGGTACCAAACATACTTTAATATTCGATAAACTATTGCTTCCATAtcgattttattattaaaaataaaagaaaaaaaaaactattttacaaaaactctatttgaataaaaatcaataacaCAACTTTTTAATTATGGCCGGCGCCGCACCCTGAAATTCAATGCGGATCACGATTGAATCACAATTAAACAGTTTCTAAACTTAAAAAACGTTTAAATTGACATTTAAGGAGGAAACTAGCCAAttcatttttgtcaaaatCCACTTCAAGATATGTTCATAGGGGTGCGATAAGATGACAACAcatcttaaaataatatcataccAACATTTTTaaccaatcatttgtacacgtggacgaataataagttgTCATGTGgcactaaaaaaaatactcaagtGTAAAAatctcggccagcaatataCAACACtgtatacaacaattttttctcggccaacaatatccaacacgctatactacaatctatagattattgtgtagcgtttataatattgctggataTGTGGTATCACGGTGTTACTTTAAGatgtgttgtcattttaacacaaacctatggtcataacacaaattttaggtcattttattcatataacTTCAAGATAGATGAGTTATCTATTCTACCCAATGTTAATGAAGatagataaattaaaacatgatAAGAACATAGGAGTACAGTTTAAATCATTTAAGATACAATATAACTTCAAGAAAGATCTACcgaaaaaatatatcaaccATATGTAACATCAAAGGGGAAAAACTAACTTACTATAAGTTCAAAGTAGACCAACTGTAGTCCATAGTAAGTAATATTTAAAGCACTCAAACAAgaagcaaaacaaaaacacataagAAATCTCGAACAAACAACATAACATAACCAATCAAACAATTCAAGCAAAGGTAGGACTCCCACGTTCTATACGCTCTCATAAGCtattaataattcattaaataaactTACATTCTCTACGCTCTCATAAGCtattaataattcattaaataactttgagTTTGTGTTGATTTGACTATACACTACAACATGTTACATTTCAAGAAATTGGGCGTCACACATTAACAACAGAATCGAACTAAGTACCCTCCAAATTCcccatttaattaattaatggcaatatttttttttctttctggCGATGCTGTCGCAACAAATTAAGACAATATCATTAATTCATGCCAAATCCCTAAAATATTCTTCACTAACGCCTTTTAAATTTGGTATTGTGAACAAAAAGTTGAGGATGAAACTCAAAGTTCTTTTCCTAACTCCTAATATCATTAACTCATActcttccattttttttaagtgcCAAATTGTGGTCTTTGTTTTGTCCCCTTTTAAGATCACATTACTATTAGAGTGAAATTGTACACAGCTTTCAATCATGTCCTTGTAAATTTAACAGTTGGTAAGCAATTTCAAGGCACGTTCAATTCGttccaaattcaaaaaaaagaaagaaaaagaaagaaaaaatcgTTCCAAATTCCATTAATCATTCTCTTTAACAAAATAActcttcattttcttgaataCTTAAAATTACAGCATCAGTGatagaatttaaattaatttcttgcacaggttagtaattaatattgtGACTTTTAATCATCTTGCTCATATCATTCTATATAAGAATATAATTGGATTGATTTATCTCCATCTTTTGCACAATAaacaaaagttttaaaaattttagaatcTTGAACTAGTTTGTGCCATGTCAATAAACATAGGAATTGCTTGGTGGAGAAGAGTCATGGACATGGTTGGCTTTTGGTATTCATTTATTCACAAATAATAAGGCATTTAGGCTGTTTCAAACCCCATAAAATCATCCTTCTTCTTAGGGCATCCCCATGCTCTTTGGCAAGAGAATGGAAGTGGGACCGGGcccatttttattcattttttactccctgCAAGATCTCCAATAtatcttcttgattttattttatttaggatatcttctattttaattagttatttttatgcaatCTTTATCTTTATTGAGTCTAGCTAGTATTCTATAAATTAGAGGTATATGTACTCTTTTATTCATtgagaaatatgaattaaCTTCTATTCTCATTCTTGGTTCTGAAACCCTAGCACTTCAACTAGGGAATTATCTCTTTTGCTCCGTTAAATCTTCGCGTGCTCTGCAAACCTCTCGATAGGGAACTTAAACCCTATCAATTGGTGCATCCATTGATTTACTCTTCTCCCACCATTATCaattctctcaaattttcaCGATTTTTCTAGAAACCCAAGTTTTTGTTGAAACCTTAATTCACATATATACACCTATCCTCCTACAGAACCATGCCTTTTCTCAAGGAATCCCAAAACCACCACCCAACCATCGATGATATGCTCTTGGAATTAAAACAACTgatcaaaactcaaaatcaagCCTTCGCGGAAAATTTTGAGCAGCAAACGCTGATCGAGGAGGCTCCGGGCAGCCTTGCCGAGTGCTCACCTACACATCAGAAACCGAAGGAGCCGCCGGACCAACAGCCGGTCATGGCATCGCAGAGGGGCTGGTCTCTTCCGCCGTCAGTCACAAACCCACCGCTGGGTATCAAACCCCGGGCCGTACCACGCCTCCGCCACGAGCCACCACGTTTCGACGGAGAGAATGCCCAAGATTGGATCCATAAGATCCAGAAGTACTATAATCACCACTACACACCGCTAGATGATCGTCTTTATCTTACTCAATATTTGTTCGATCATCCAGCGTCAGATTGGAGGGAATATTGAGTGGAAACTAACAAAGGTAAGAGTTGGAATGATTTCTTGTTGGCCGTAGATCAGCGGTTCGATCCCGAATTTTACAAACCATATGTGGCGACCACCGCACCTGAGTTGTTTATGTGGAGGGGATGGACTGGCCGGGACCAGAAGAAGCCCAACCGCCCAACGGTGTGCCTAATTGCGAATCAGGAGCCCAATCGTCAACCACCGCAGCGTAAAGAGGAGGTCACACAAGTAAGTGTTGTCAATCAATTTGGTGTTCTTCCCGGGAATGCTTCTAGCAATGATTTTACTAATGAGAGTGattccaattcaattatttGCGATTCTGAGGTTACTATGAATGCCAACAATGTTGTCGCGTTAGATTCGGAATTGTATGAGGGGGTTTCAATAGAATTACCGCCGGAATTGGTGGCGGATAAAGTTCCTAGCATTCTCAAAGCTCTCACTGATGGAGCTGGTCTTTCAGTTTCATCACAACTCTCAACTGTTGCCATTCCTTGCGACGGGGTTAATGGTCCGGACGTTTTTCATTCTATAAGATCTCCACAAAAAGATCCACGATATGTAGAAACTACTACACCAGCATATAGTGATTTAAAGAGGCCTCATCTAGAGCAACAATCTCTGCTTACTGTTGGTTATCGTGAATTGTTAAGATTTGAACAGCCACTCGCCTCCGATGGTCGTTCGATCCCTCCACGCAATGTTGTAACATGTTTGGACAGAAGCGGTAGCACAAGGTGGAGATTGCCAGGTTCTGGAAATGCCGACTCAGTTTCATCATTTGAGTTGCCACCCCAAATTCTTTTGACCGATCCTGAAGGGACAGGAAATTATCCCGTAGAGAGTGTAGTATTGACAACTGATGATAGCAATGCTTTGGCCACCTCTCACGTTGATCCGGAATTATCTCCGAATGCTAATTACTCCAATGTTATTTCTGGTGCACTTATACATGAAGGTACTTGCGTTGTGAACTCCTGTACTATGCTTGAACTGGGGAAAGGAATGTTAGATATTGAGGAATTGAGTGAGCAAATTGACACATTGCTGATTCCACCGTTCCTTCTGCTGACTCTTGAGGTGAAGATTATTCTCTTGGATTTGATGGGTTTCAAGCTAATGGAGGTGTCCTATCATGGGGATAGCGAATGGAGTTGTGCTATTCTTTAATTTGGTGGAGACAATGGAGTTCGCATATTTGATCCGGGACCTTTTGATGTGTCCAAATCGATCCGCTACGGCACGTTGGAAGACTTAACTGCAGCCCTCTCCATAGGCGTCAGCAATGATGGAGAAGACAGAGCTGGAACTACGGGCATTGCCGTTGAAGCTAAGATCTGGTGTCACTTTCACAATGCTTACTTCTTTTtcccaccttgaggacaaggtggattTCGACCGGGGGAGAGTTGATAGGGCCCTCGATCTTGTGAATCTCGTCAAGCATATCTCGTGCAAGATCTCCAATAtatcttcttgattttattttatttaggatatcttctattttaattagttatttttatgcaatCTTTATCTTTATTGAGTCTAGCTAGTATTCTATAAATTAGAGGTATATGTACTCTTTTATTCATtgagaaatatgaattaaCTTCTATTCTCATTCTTGGTTCTGAAACCCTAGCACTTCAACTAGGGAATTATCTCTTTTGCTCTGTTAAATCTTCGCGTGCTTTGCAAACCTCTCGATAGGGAACTTAAACCCTATCaatgtcacactttcttttttagtttgtcctacaaaagatgtcacattttcttttatggaaaaagttctctctcgcattaatataaatatactattttctctctccatctaaCACAAAAAACAATATGTCTTGAAATCCCGTTCCATTCCCCAAGTGTGTTATCaactatgggacggagggagtataattttgtaatgAAGTTAATAAAAGACGAAGGGAATATAATCCACtaaccaaaaatttaaaattgtttcatatatatcatttattaaataattcgATTAGCTTGATTGTCATAATTAATGGGAAGTAAAtagatgttttgttgataaataCATAATTCCGGAAGTTAAGTCGATTCGAATCAATAATGCACTGTCAAAGTCGAATATTTTCTTGTAAGGAAACATTAGATGTATAGAGTCCTATTTTTGACgatttagaatattatatGCTTAACTTGCCTATATGAATATGCATATACAGTAGAGATACAACATGAGAAACACactatataaacaaataacctttaatattcaatttccTTATTGCCAATCCCCcatctaaattaataaatactcctaagaaaatattctttttgaaatggtttttattttaagattataaattttctgTATATTATTTGGATACTTTTCACCTAAATTGGTGAGCCCATCCTTCTTGGACTGAACTCTAGTAGAGTCTAATACGAATATCTATTGGGCTGTATCCAATGGGCTGACGGTTTGGGCTTCACAACAGCTGGCCCATTTATACATAATATTCGACtgaaatcaataattaagaaattttaatcttaaaagGTTGAGAAATTCTTATTTCTTGTAGTATCTTCTTTTGGGTAAATTAATAATGGCCGATATTAAGATTTAACAAAATCTACAGCTGAAgagattgatttgttttaGAGGAATAcagatattgatattaatattgggcagttttgaataaaattacattaggaaaaataaatctatacTAAAACTATTACctaaaaactagaaaaacGTAACAAAAAAATCCATAATATTTAGTTGACCAGTTGACCTATAAAATATGTTTGTGATAAGAAAACTTTCCAACGACTTGTCTGTTTCCAAGTTAAGAACATTGACAAAGATATATCAatcatatcaaattttgaagagTAATTTATAAAGTCCAAATTGCAATACGTATATCAAGTCAGATTCAATTGTATAATGTGGGGCTTGATGTTTCCCCCTCCATCGCAAAATTAATTCACCAATAACAACCAGATTTAATTCATCACCTTTTCTCTAACAGTTACCGTTACTCATCTCTCCCACAACCCTTATTactaggggtgggaatacgggTATCCGTGGATACCCGACCCGGAAAAAccgggtacccaaacccgaaaatCAACGAAATGTCTATTCAAAACCCGTCCCAATATATTTTCGGGTACTCCAATACCCGCCCCGGGTATCCATACCCGGcgtatcgggtacccaaatacccgactcTTTACAAGTGttattaactaataaaaaaaatttcaaattttatatattaaaataaatatagaaataattaaattgactaatatctttaatgtttcatttattttaaagtatacgATTATATTTTTGGGGATTGGTTATACAAtatgtaagtaaaataataaaatttacgcATTTAAGcaaccaataatataattcaaaagtcaaaataattaaataaaatataaaaaccacATGAGTTGGTTGTGCAATACGTAAAAGTCATTAAACAACTAAGCAAAATATAGAAGCATTCATTGCTAAACGcctaaacctaatttaaaaaatgcgtttaaataataaattggatattcgggtgatacccgatacccattcgggttatccaatacccgatttatctcaaatttcaatacccaatcccataaaattgTATATTGGGTATCCAAAACCCTGCGGGTATCGGGTCGGTTATGGGtaaatccaatacccgatatccgtattcccacccctacTTATTACTCATTACTCAAAAGCCTGACAAAGTAGTGAGAAGTGTGTGTACGAGTTGGCCTAGTGTAGAGTGATTGATGCTCGCACGAGGCTAAAGGTTTCGAGTTCGAGATCACTGTAGCGCGACATATCTATTCATTTGCATGTAAAACATAAAGCAAGGACGAGGTAATTTTATCATGGTAAATCTCGGTCTATCCATTAGTCACATTATGTCATTTTCGTCTGGGAGCaattagaagtctcatttcacttttactagtTTTGACAAATGAActtcacattctactaactcactCTACTCACATATTACTATAATCAGTATATAAAGTAGAACGCATATATTCCATAAACTTTTTCTATCACCTTCatttataaagtcaaacaattccttaaaacccgCGCTGGTAAAAGATGAGATTTTTAATGAGGAcaggatggagtatattttactcAATCTCAGTCTATCACTCATTACTCAAAAGGCGAATCTCTCGTTTGTTCTTCAAGGAAGCAGTAACCTGCCTGGTGCGCACAAGGAGCCGCCACAATTGGACGAAACTCTTATACTACTAGATTCCAGGATTCGAACATGAGACCTTATTACTCAATCTCAGACTGTTACTCCCCCACAACCCTACCTCAaaagcaagaagaagaagattaaagtactccctccgtctcattcaATATGTCCAAATTCTTGAACGACACATGATTTTAGGTGGAGTAGTtgagtataataaaatgaagtgacaaatgtgattgaatattttaatgtggaGAGAGGAGAGATTTGCTTCCAAATATGGAATATGgtcatcttgaatgagacaaattaaaaaagaaaagtggacATTTTGAATGAGACGAAGAAGTAGCTAGTATTCATCCTAGTCATATGCTGGCAAATTATGACCCACGTTTTTAATGATGATTTAAGCTTCCCATTGAGATTTTTTTCGGTCCGTACATTAAATGCAAAAGTTAAGGTTCAATAGCTCCATTTACCCCAACCATGAGAGTGTAAAATATACA is a window from the Salvia hispanica cultivar TCC Black 2014 chromosome 1, UniMelb_Shisp_WGS_1.0, whole genome shotgun sequence genome containing:
- the LOC125223033 gene encoding tryptophan synthase beta chain 2, chloroplastic-like; this translates as MNLQTLSLHHSINLPSLNLNHSNRLRLDWPLRTVQHKHFKVCSVMGRDTQTHIQTQTQTQSQKTDVLQLIDETEESLFRTGKFGRFGGIFVPETLVTCLKMLLSEFNLCMHDPHFQGELSTALRDYVGRETPLYFAERLTDHYKNDRGEGPDIYLKREDLSHGGAHKINNALAQAMLAKSMGRRSVVAATGAGQHGVATAAACAKLAMECTIIMGHLDMERQSSNVLLMKHFGAEVKSVQGTFKDAASEAIREWVGDLERKYYLAGTAVGPHPCPAMVREFQSIIGKETRRQAVEKWGGKPDVLVACVGSGSNALGMFHEFVRDEDIRLIGVEAAGTGIDGETHSATLAKGEIGVYHGAMTLLLQDNEGQILGPHSVGVGYTNLSFQS